A single genomic interval of Mucilaginibacter robiniae harbors:
- the carA gene encoding glutamine-hydrolyzing carbamoyl-phosphate synthase small subunit: MTNYTKLPAVLLLADGTVFHGKAAGKIGTTTGEICYNTGMTGYQEIFTDPSYFGQIMVTTNAHIGNYGISKEETESSKIQIAGLVCKNYNIAYSRKQADESIQDYFQEQNITCISDIDTRQLVRHIRDKGAMNAIISSEILDVEELKRRLAAVPSMDGLELSSQVSTTETYTFGNENAPYRVAVLDLGVKKNILRNFSDRDVYAKVYPAKTSFEEMEKDFQPTGYFISNGPGDPSAMPYAVDTVKEILDADKPLFGICLGHQLLALANGIPTKKMFNGHRGLNHPVKNVIKDHCEVTSQNHGFGVVQDAVRASDKVEITHVNLNDQSIEGIRVKDKKAFSVQYHPESSPGPHDSRYLFDDFVDLMK; the protein is encoded by the coding sequence ATGACAAATTACACCAAATTACCGGCTGTATTGTTACTGGCTGACGGAACTGTTTTTCATGGCAAAGCAGCCGGCAAAATAGGTACCACTACAGGCGAGATTTGCTACAATACCGGCATGACCGGCTATCAGGAAATTTTTACCGATCCTTCCTATTTCGGGCAAATTATGGTAACCACTAATGCTCATATCGGCAACTACGGTATCAGCAAGGAAGAAACCGAATCGAGTAAAATACAGATTGCAGGTTTGGTTTGTAAAAATTATAACATTGCTTATAGCCGCAAACAAGCTGATGAATCTATTCAGGATTATTTTCAGGAGCAGAACATTACCTGTATATCAGATATTGATACCCGCCAACTGGTACGCCACATACGTGATAAAGGCGCCATGAACGCTATTATTTCTTCAGAAATTTTAGATGTGGAAGAACTGAAACGCAGATTGGCGGCTGTACCTTCTATGGATGGTTTGGAGTTGTCTTCACAAGTATCTACTACTGAAACTTATACTTTTGGCAATGAAAATGCTCCTTACCGGGTAGCAGTGCTGGATTTAGGCGTAAAGAAAAATATTCTGCGTAACTTTTCTGATCGTGATGTTTATGCTAAGGTATATCCGGCTAAAACCTCTTTCGAAGAAATGGAGAAAGATTTTCAGCCAACCGGCTACTTCATTTCCAATGGCCCCGGCGACCCTTCGGCTATGCCTTACGCTGTTGATACCGTAAAAGAAATTTTAGATGCCGACAAACCTTTGTTTGGCATTTGCTTAGGCCACCAGTTATTGGCTTTGGCCAATGGCATTCCAACCAAAAAAATGTTTAACGGTCATCGTGGCTTGAACCATCCGGTTAAAAACGTGATTAAAGATCATTGCGAGGTAACTTCACAAAACCACGGTTTTGGTGTGGTGCAGGATGCGGTACGCGCATCAGATAAAGTGGAAATTACCCACGTAAACCTGAACGATCAATCTATTGAAGGCATTCGGGTAAAAGATAAAAAAGCATTCTCGGTACAATATCACCCTGAATCATCTCCCGGCCCACATGATAGCCGCTACTTGTTTGATGATTTTGTAGATTTAATGAAATAA
- a CDS encoding hypervirulence associated TUDOR domain-containing protein, with product MKKGDTVHWNWGQSEAEGKIEEKHDKPVQKTIKGTKVKRNASKDEPAYEIKQANGNKVLKSESELEKGKK from the coding sequence ATGAAAAAGGGAGATACCGTACACTGGAACTGGGGCCAATCAGAAGCTGAAGGCAAAATTGAAGAAAAGCATGACAAGCCAGTTCAAAAAACCATTAAAGGCACTAAGGTAAAACGCAATGCCAGTAAAGATGAGCCTGCCTACGAGATTAAACAGGCTAACGGCAATAAAGTACTCAAGTCAGAAAGCGAGTTAGAAAAAGGAAAGAAGTAA
- a CDS encoding ABC transporter ATP-binding protein: MIAQPIITVNNLVKKYGDFTAVNGISFTVYEGEIFGLLGPNGAGKTTTLEIIETLRNKTSGEVMVDGFSIDADANSIKQRIGVQLQAAGYYPNLNLYELLVLFSGLYGVKVNPMDMLEKVALTDKAKAKYKDLSGGQKQRFSIATTLLNNPRIIFLDEPTTGLDPQARRNLWDLIRQIRDSGTTIVITTHYMDEAEELCNRVAFVDGGRIIGLDTPDHFIDQLVASGFERKKQVKQANLEDVFINLTGKEWREG, encoded by the coding sequence ATGATAGCACAACCTATTATCACAGTTAACAACCTGGTTAAAAAATATGGTGATTTTACCGCCGTGAATGGCATCAGCTTTACGGTTTACGAGGGTGAAATTTTTGGCTTACTAGGCCCCAATGGCGCAGGTAAAACTACCACACTGGAGATTATTGAAACCCTTCGCAACAAAACTTCGGGCGAGGTAATGGTAGATGGCTTTTCTATTGATGCGGATGCCAACAGCATTAAACAGCGTATTGGTGTGCAGTTGCAAGCAGCTGGTTATTATCCTAATCTGAACTTGTATGAGCTACTGGTCCTGTTTTCGGGCTTGTACGGTGTAAAGGTAAACCCAATGGATATGCTGGAAAAAGTAGCCTTGACTGATAAAGCGAAAGCAAAATACAAAGACCTGTCTGGCGGGCAAAAGCAACGTTTTTCTATTGCCACTACCCTACTCAACAATCCGCGTATTATATTTCTGGATGAACCGACTACCGGTCTCGATCCACAGGCCCGCCGTAACCTTTGGGATTTAATACGACAAATACGAGACAGCGGTACTACTATAGTAATTACAACTCATTACATGGATGAAGCAGAAGAACTGTGCAATCGTGTCGCCTTTGTAGATGGTGGCCGAATTATCGGTCTAGATACACCTGACCACTTTATTGACCAGTTGGTAGCCTCAGGTTTTGAACGCAAAAAGCAGGTTAAACAAGCCAATTTAGAAGATGTCTTTATCAACCTAACCGGGAAGGAATGGCGTGAAGGATAA
- a CDS encoding ABC transporter permease produces MNTKPYSNLNATLAIARASLRSILRSPSAVVFSLLFPLIFIVIFANIGNGGVSVDVGLAKGSDTLNSVYQILKHSKVVNIITNQNQAEMQKNLIKGSIDAVVQITNNQSKNNKSGGWIIYPPLAGQIKPSLSINVHYTSASPDKGSILKSILSSILYQTNTQVSNDIPIVAQLTETTVKGREYKYIDFILPGQLGFSLLNIGVFGTAFVFLSLRQTLVIKRFFATPVRKYSIVLGEMLARVAFALLGAIIIIMIGHLAFGFTLVHGAVTVLNMLLLAFIGLIIFMGFGFIISGLAKNETSVPPLSNIITLPQFLLSGTFFSTAAFPKWLQPISNVLPLTHLNNAMRKVAFEGAAITDVTHQLFVLLLWGIGIYIIAVKTFKWE; encoded by the coding sequence ATGAACACCAAACCTTACAGCAATCTTAATGCTACGTTAGCTATTGCGCGTGCCAGTTTACGTTCTATACTGCGTAGCCCTTCAGCAGTAGTATTCAGCTTATTGTTTCCATTAATCTTCATTGTCATCTTTGCCAATATTGGCAATGGCGGCGTTAGTGTGGATGTTGGTTTGGCAAAAGGCAGTGATACATTAAACTCGGTGTATCAGATATTGAAACACAGCAAGGTTGTTAATATAATTACTAATCAAAATCAAGCCGAAATGCAAAAGAACCTAATAAAAGGGAGCATTGATGCAGTTGTTCAAATCACTAACAATCAAAGTAAGAACAACAAATCAGGTGGATGGATAATTTATCCGCCTTTAGCAGGACAAATAAAACCGTCATTATCAATAAACGTGCATTATACCTCTGCTTCTCCTGATAAAGGAAGCATCTTAAAATCAATACTGAGTAGTATTTTGTATCAAACTAATACTCAGGTTTCAAATGATATTCCTATAGTAGCCCAGCTAACCGAAACTACGGTAAAAGGTCGCGAATACAAATACATCGATTTTATTTTGCCTGGACAGCTCGGTTTTTCCCTACTTAACATTGGGGTATTTGGAACGGCTTTCGTATTTTTAAGCTTACGGCAAACCCTGGTTATCAAAAGGTTTTTTGCAACACCTGTAAGAAAATACAGCATTGTACTGGGCGAAATGCTAGCCCGTGTTGCTTTTGCTTTGTTAGGAGCCATTATTATTATCATGATCGGACATCTGGCGTTTGGCTTTACCTTAGTACACGGGGCGGTTACCGTACTCAATATGCTGCTTTTAGCTTTTATCGGGTTGATTATCTTCATGGGCTTTGGCTTCATCATATCCGGCTTGGCTAAAAATGAAACCAGTGTACCGCCGTTGTCTAACATTATTACCCTGCCCCAGTTTTTATTATCAGGAACGTTTTTTTCAACAGCTGCTTTTCCAAAATGGTTACAGCCCATTAGCAATGTGTTGCCCTTAACACACCTTAACAATGCCATGCGTAAAGTGGCCTTTGAGGGTGCCGCCATCACCGATGTTACTCATCAGTTATTTGTTCTGTTACTTTGGGGAATTGGCATTTACATAATTGCTGTAAAAACTTTTAAATGGGAATAG
- a CDS encoding DUF2490 domain-containing protein yields the protein MRKLFLLLLLSTITKFTAQAQYKGLGSWNIITVNLPGNDLHHWGGYAEAQNRNYDVTSHFYYYEVKAGVSYNLDKNSYVLLGTGRYTTYGYDAVDDGPQITETRLWEQLTYNHYISRVKLEHRYRIEQRFLNTGYLNRFRYRLNVTVPINKPVLSPTTFFAAAFGEVFFNNKQPNLERNRFSPSLGYQFNKAFLLQAGYINQRNYATLSSNDKNYLILTATYNIQRK from the coding sequence ATGCGAAAACTTTTCCTCTTACTTCTATTATCAACAATTACAAAGTTTACTGCGCAAGCGCAATATAAAGGTTTAGGTAGCTGGAATATCATTACCGTAAACCTTCCGGGTAATGACCTGCACCATTGGGGCGGCTATGCTGAAGCTCAAAACCGGAACTACGATGTAACTAGCCATTTCTATTACTATGAAGTAAAAGCCGGAGTTAGTTATAATCTGGATAAAAACAGTTATGTATTATTAGGTACAGGCCGGTACACTACTTACGGCTATGATGCAGTTGATGATGGTCCGCAAATTACTGAAACCCGCTTATGGGAACAGCTTACCTACAACCATTATATCAGCCGCGTTAAACTGGAACACCGTTACCGTATTGAGCAACGCTTTCTGAATACCGGTTATTTGAACCGCTTCCGGTATCGGCTTAATGTAACTGTACCCATTAATAAACCTGTGCTATCGCCCACAACCTTTTTTGCCGCAGCGTTTGGAGAGGTTTTCTTTAACAATAAACAACCTAATTTGGAGCGAAATCGCTTTTCGCCATCCTTAGGCTATCAGTTCAACAAAGCATTCTTATTACAGGCGGGTTACATCAACCAGCGCAATTATGCTACCCTATCCAGCAACGATAAAAATTACCTGATACTCACAGCTACCTACAATATACAGCGCAAATAA
- the eno gene encoding phosphopyruvate hydratase, with protein sequence MSLIIDVHARQILDSRGNPTIEVDVLTENGALGRAAVPSGASTGAHEAVELRDNDKSKYMGKGVLQAVANVNDKLAKELQGMDVFEQNAIDKLMLEIDGSENKGNLGANAILGVSLAVAKAAAQESRQPLYRYVGGVNANTLPIPMMNIINGGSHSDAPIAFQEFMIMPAGAPSFSEALRWGSEIFHNLKKILHDRNLSTAVGDEGGFAPTFEGTEDAAETILKAIEKAGYKPGEEVFLALDCAASEFYVDGKYDYTKFEGEKGAVRTSEEQVEYLAQLVEKYPIVSVEDGMSEDDWDGWKLLTERLGEKVQLVGDDLFVTNVIRLQQGIDQHIGNSILVKVNQIGSLTETINAVSLAQTHGYTSVMSHRSGETEDATIADLAVALNCGQIKTGSISRSDRIAKYNQLLRIEEELGANAKFIGKNFKYVKNR encoded by the coding sequence ATGAGCTTAATAATTGATGTTCACGCCCGCCAGATTCTGGACTCTCGCGGCAATCCTACTATTGAAGTAGATGTTTTAACTGAAAACGGAGCCCTGGGTCGGGCGGCGGTACCTTCAGGCGCTTCAACCGGTGCCCACGAAGCTGTTGAACTTCGCGATAATGACAAAAGCAAATACATGGGTAAAGGTGTACTGCAAGCTGTAGCCAACGTAAACGATAAACTGGCTAAAGAACTACAGGGCATGGACGTATTCGAGCAAAATGCTATTGATAAGCTGATGCTGGAAATTGATGGTTCAGAAAACAAAGGTAACTTAGGTGCTAACGCTATTCTAGGCGTATCATTAGCCGTGGCTAAAGCTGCTGCTCAAGAAAGCCGTCAGCCTTTATACCGCTACGTAGGTGGCGTAAACGCTAACACCCTGCCTATCCCGATGATGAACATCATTAACGGTGGTTCACACTCTGATGCGCCTATTGCTTTCCAGGAGTTTATGATTATGCCTGCGGGTGCTCCATCTTTTTCAGAAGCGCTGCGTTGGGGTAGTGAAATATTCCACAACTTGAAAAAGATTTTGCATGACAGAAATTTATCAACTGCTGTAGGTGATGAAGGTGGTTTTGCACCAACTTTTGAAGGCACTGAAGATGCGGCAGAAACCATTTTAAAAGCCATTGAAAAAGCAGGTTACAAACCAGGTGAAGAAGTATTTTTAGCTTTGGATTGTGCTGCTTCAGAATTTTATGTTGACGGCAAATACGATTATACCAAGTTTGAAGGCGAAAAAGGTGCCGTTCGTACCAGCGAAGAGCAGGTTGAGTATTTAGCTCAATTAGTAGAAAAATATCCTATTGTTTCGGTAGAAGACGGCATGTCTGAAGATGACTGGGATGGTTGGAAATTACTGACTGAACGTTTAGGCGAAAAAGTTCAATTAGTTGGTGATGATTTGTTTGTTACTAATGTAATCCGTTTACAACAAGGTATTGATCAGCATATCGGTAACTCTATCTTGGTTAAAGTAAACCAGATTGGTTCATTAACCGAAACTATCAATGCGGTAAGTTTAGCACAAACTCATGGTTATACCTCAGTAATGAGCCACCGTTCAGGTGAAACTGAAGATGCTACCATTGCCGACTTAGCTGTAGCTTTAAATTGCGGTCAGATTAAAACCGGTTCAATCTCTCGTTCAGACAGGATCGCTAAATACAATCAATTACTACGTATTGAAGAAGAATTAGGCGCTAATGCTAAATTCATCGGTAAAAATTTCAAATACGTAAAAAACAGATAA
- a CDS encoding DEAD/DEAH box helicase: MLFQDLNLIEPILKALETEGYTQPTPIQEQSIPIILQRRDLLGCAQTGTGKTAAFSIPLLQLLYQERTQHKEPKAIKALILTPTRELAIQIDESLAAYGRHTGLKHLVIFGGVSQNPQTDALKKGVDILVATPGRLLDLVSQGFIHLNHIKFLILDEADRMLDMGFVNDVKKIIARVPAKRQTLFFSATMPNEIQQLADTILNNPEKVEVTPVSSTADTIQQEVYFVDKGDKKALLNHILKDKSIETVLVFTRTKHGADKVVKDLSRAGITAEAIHGNKSQNARQRALTNFKNRTTRVLVATDIAARGIDVDDLTHVINFELPNVPETYVHRIGRTGRAGASGIALSFCDEEEKEYLKDIHKLIAKNIPVNEAHPYPLKQLTTAEKHRKELQSKPAQQQHNRSAGGRNNNRRPNNSRKPAVKG; this comes from the coding sequence ATGTTATTTCAAGATTTAAATTTAATTGAGCCTATCCTGAAAGCCCTAGAAACTGAGGGATATACTCAACCTACGCCTATACAAGAGCAATCTATTCCTATTATACTGCAACGCCGAGATTTGCTAGGCTGTGCACAAACCGGTACTGGTAAAACAGCAGCTTTCTCCATTCCATTGCTACAGTTGTTATATCAGGAGCGCACACAGCATAAAGAACCAAAGGCCATTAAAGCTTTAATTCTTACGCCTACCCGTGAGCTGGCTATACAGATAGATGAAAGCTTAGCCGCCTATGGCCGACATACCGGCTTAAAGCATTTAGTAATTTTTGGTGGCGTATCACAAAACCCGCAGACTGATGCACTGAAAAAAGGTGTAGATATTTTAGTAGCTACCCCAGGCCGCCTGCTAGACTTGGTGAGCCAGGGTTTCATACACCTGAACCATATTAAGTTTTTAATACTGGACGAAGCCGACCGCATGTTGGATATGGGCTTTGTGAATGATGTAAAAAAAATCATTGCTAGAGTACCAGCTAAACGCCAAACCTTGTTCTTTTCGGCTACTATGCCTAATGAAATTCAACAACTGGCCGATACGATATTAAATAACCCGGAAAAGGTAGAAGTAACGCCTGTTTCGTCAACAGCTGATACCATACAGCAGGAAGTTTACTTTGTAGATAAAGGCGACAAAAAGGCATTGCTAAATCACATTCTGAAAGATAAAAGCATTGAAACAGTGTTGGTGTTTACCCGTACCAAACATGGCGCTGATAAAGTGGTAAAAGACCTGAGTCGTGCCGGCATTACTGCCGAAGCTATACATGGCAATAAATCGCAGAATGCACGCCAGCGGGCACTTACCAATTTTAAGAACCGTACTACCCGTGTGCTGGTAGCTACCGATATTGCCGCTCGTGGTATTGATGTGGATGACTTAACCCACGTTATTAATTTTGAGCTGCCTAACGTACCTGAAACCTATGTGCACCGCATTGGTCGTACCGGTCGTGCTGGGGCTAGCGGTATAGCGTTATCTTTTTGCGACGAGGAAGAGAAAGAATACCTGAAGGATATTCATAAGCTGATTGCTAAAAACATTCCGGTAAATGAGGCACACCCTTATCCTTTAAAGCAACTCACAACAGCCGAAAAACACCGTAAAGAATTACAAAGCAAACCGGCACAACAACAGCATAACCGATCGGCAGGTGGTCGTAATAATAACAGGCGACCAAACAATAGCCGTAAACCAGCCGTAAAAGGTTAA
- a CDS encoding FtsB family cell division protein, producing the protein MNFNIPIGMKRVVDLLRNKYFLVTIAFMVWMLFFDKNDLYSQYEHRQQLNKLIQERDFYQKETAQVSKDLDELTSNRAKLEKFAREKYLMKKPNEDVFVIVKESKKKDD; encoded by the coding sequence ATGAATTTTAACATACCTATTGGAATGAAACGCGTGGTGGATCTGCTTCGTAACAAATACTTTTTAGTAACGATAGCTTTTATGGTATGGATGCTGTTTTTTGATAAAAATGATTTGTACTCCCAATACGAACACCGTCAGCAATTGAATAAGCTGATACAGGAACGCGACTTTTACCAGAAAGAAACCGCTCAGGTAAGCAAAGATTTAGATGAGCTTACTTCCAACCGTGCAAAGCTGGAAAAATTTGCCCGCGAAAAATACCTCATGAAAAAGCCTAACGAAGACGTTTTCGTGATTGTAAAAGAGAGCAAGAAAAAAGACGATTAA
- a CDS encoding M16 family metallopeptidase: MLNRTTAPDFRTINNINLIEPGHTVLDNGCQVYWFNSGDQDLVRVEWIFGNLRFDPAKPLLNLAVNALLNEGTSTLSAAQIAETVDYYGAFLQSDYGYDQSQLTMYSLNRHLQHTLPVVKSILTDSQFFEQELETYIRNQQQKLQVSLQKNDILARRAFNKALYGNTIYGLTAEAQDFQQLQRTDLLAHFKQMYQPSNCTLIIAGKVDEDALSQITSVFNTDWQNAAMPADTTQPALQPEQERFYFTEKPNALQSAIRIGGPAINRTHPDFPAVQVLNTVLGGYFGSRLMANIREDKGYTYGIGSGISSLKHGGAFFIASEVGADVCRSAVEEIQKEVNLLKTELIPEDELSLVRNYMLGSLLGSLENVFSHADKFKNAHFSGLDNFYYQKYTEVVKTVTAEQLMQLANKYLNFDDFYKVIVGKY, translated from the coding sequence ATGTTAAACAGAACTACTGCGCCTGATTTCAGGACCATCAACAATATTAATTTAATAGAACCCGGCCATACTGTATTAGATAACGGCTGCCAGGTTTACTGGTTTAACTCCGGTGATCAGGATCTGGTACGGGTAGAGTGGATATTTGGCAATCTGCGTTTTGATCCTGCTAAGCCTTTGCTGAATTTGGCCGTAAATGCATTATTAAATGAAGGTACGTCAACCCTGAGTGCTGCGCAGATTGCAGAAACAGTTGATTACTATGGCGCCTTTTTACAATCGGACTATGGGTATGACCAATCGCAATTAACTATGTATAGCCTTAACCGGCATTTACAGCATACCTTGCCGGTGGTTAAATCCATACTGACCGACAGCCAGTTTTTTGAGCAGGAGCTGGAGACTTACATCCGTAACCAGCAGCAAAAGCTACAGGTAAGCTTGCAGAAGAATGATATACTGGCCCGTCGTGCTTTCAATAAAGCTTTATATGGAAATACCATTTATGGCTTAACTGCCGAAGCGCAAGATTTTCAGCAATTACAACGGACCGACTTGCTGGCACATTTTAAGCAAATGTACCAGCCATCCAATTGTACATTGATTATTGCCGGAAAAGTAGATGAAGATGCACTTAGCCAAATTACTTCGGTGTTTAATACCGATTGGCAAAATGCTGCCATGCCTGCCGATACAACGCAGCCAGCTTTACAGCCAGAACAAGAACGCTTTTACTTTACAGAAAAGCCTAATGCACTGCAATCGGCTATCCGGATTGGTGGTCCGGCAATTAACCGTACCCATCCTGATTTCCCGGCTGTGCAGGTTTTAAATACCGTATTAGGTGGTTACTTTGGTTCGAGGCTAATGGCGAACATTCGTGAAGATAAAGGCTATACCTATGGTATTGGTTCAGGCATTTCCTCACTAAAACATGGCGGAGCCTTTTTTATTGCCAGTGAGGTAGGAGCTGATGTATGCCGTAGTGCGGTTGAAGAAATTCAGAAGGAAGTTAATCTGCTGAAAACTGAGCTGATACCAGAAGATGAATTATCTTTAGTACGTAACTACATGCTAGGTTCGCTGCTGGGTAGTTTAGAGAATGTGTTTTCACATGCCGATAAGTTCAAAAATGCTCATTTCTCGGGGCTAGACAATTTCTATTACCAGAAATATACCGAAGTGGTGAAAACCGTTACTGCAGAGCAACTGATGCAACTGGCGAATAAATATTTGAACTTTGATGATTTTTACAAAGTGATAGTAGGTAAGTATTAA
- a CDS encoding M16 family metallopeptidase, with amino-acid sequence MVKFNRFVLSNGLRVIVHEDHTTPMAVVNILYDVGARDENPEQTGFAHLFEHLMFGGSVNIPVYDEPLQRVGGENNAFTSNDITNYYITLPAANLETAFWLESDRMLSLAFSEKSLEVQRNVVMEEFKQRYLNQPYGDVWLRLRPLVYKNHPYRWATIGKNLEHIEHAKIEDVKAFFQKHYNPQNAIMVVGGDVTVEQVQQLSEKWFGSIPTGEKYNRNLPQEPEQHEERRETVTAKVPLNDVYIAFQVPGRSDKEYYAIDLISDILSRGHSSRLYRSLVKEQQLFSEIHAYLTGSFDTGMLVVEGKPLETVSIEEAEAAVWKELEKIAAEPVPTGELTKVKNKTESTMVFAEMALLDKAMNLAYFELLGDADDFNHEVDKYLAVTAEQIQQQAKAIFQKDNSSTLIYLAEKSEAVPA; translated from the coding sequence ATGGTTAAATTCAACCGTTTTGTACTGAGCAATGGCCTGCGGGTAATTGTTCATGAAGATCATACTACACCCATGGCGGTAGTTAACATTTTATACGATGTTGGTGCTCGCGACGAAAATCCCGAACAAACTGGTTTTGCGCATTTGTTTGAACATTTAATGTTCGGTGGTTCGGTCAATATTCCGGTTTACGATGAACCATTGCAGCGTGTAGGTGGCGAAAATAACGCCTTTACCAGCAATGATATTACTAACTACTACATTACTCTGCCTGCTGCTAACTTAGAAACTGCTTTTTGGTTGGAGAGTGACCGTATGCTGAGCTTGGCTTTTAGTGAAAAGAGCTTGGAAGTGCAACGCAATGTGGTGATGGAAGAGTTTAAACAACGTTACCTCAACCAGCCCTATGGCGATGTGTGGTTGCGTTTACGCCCGTTGGTTTACAAGAATCATCCTTATCGTTGGGCTACCATTGGCAAAAACCTGGAACATATTGAACATGCCAAGATTGAGGATGTAAAAGCGTTTTTTCAGAAACATTACAATCCGCAAAATGCCATTATGGTAGTAGGGGGTGATGTGACTGTTGAACAGGTGCAACAGCTTTCTGAAAAATGGTTCGGTAGCATTCCAACCGGCGAAAAATATAACCGCAACCTGCCACAGGAGCCGGAACAACACGAAGAACGTCGGGAAACAGTAACCGCTAAAGTACCTTTGAATGATGTTTACATTGCTTTCCAGGTACCCGGCCGAAGTGATAAAGAGTACTACGCTATTGATTTGATATCAGATATTTTATCAAGAGGTCATTCATCACGTTTATACCGATCGTTGGTTAAGGAACAGCAACTATTTAGCGAAATACATGCATACTTAACCGGCAGTTTTGATACAGGTATGCTGGTGGTTGAAGGCAAACCGCTGGAAACTGTATCTATAGAAGAGGCTGAAGCTGCCGTGTGGAAAGAGCTGGAAAAAATAGCGGCTGAACCCGTACCAACCGGAGAGCTGACGAAGGTAAAGAATAAGACCGAGTCAACTATGGTATTTGCCGAAATGGCATTGCTGGATAAGGCCATGAACTTGGCTTATTTTGAGTTGTTGGGTGATGCTGATGATTTTAACCATGAAGTGGATAAATACTTAGCGGTAACTGCCGAGCAGATACAACAACAAGCTAAGGCTATTTTCCAGAAGGATAATTCATCTACCTTAATTTACTTAGCTGAAAAGAGCGAGGCTGTGCCGGCTTAA
- a CDS encoding phosphoribosylpyrophosphate synthetase encodes MKNYETLVDATNDLLKRGYEANLSLEGDTLDDKSKDIHMTADDFEVDEFYRFEGASNPSDMAIVYAISSTKHNLKGTLVDAYGTYANNSESAIQAKLHHHQVSDNLHGSDRPTA; translated from the coding sequence ATGAAAAATTACGAAACTTTAGTGGATGCCACTAACGATTTATTAAAAAGAGGATACGAAGCTAATTTAAGTCTGGAAGGTGATACTCTGGATGACAAATCAAAAGATATACACATGACTGCTGACGACTTTGAGGTAGATGAATTTTACCGTTTTGAAGGAGCTAGCAATCCGTCAGATATGGCTATTGTTTATGCTATATCTTCAACTAAACATAATCTGAAAGGCACCCTGGTTGATGCTTACGGTACGTATGCCAACAACAGTGAGTCTGCTATACAAGCCAAATTACACCACCATCAGGTAAGTGATAACCTGCACGGTAGTGACCGTCCAACAGCTTAA